From a single Streptomyces misionensis genomic region:
- the ahcY gene encoding adenosylhomocysteinase, whose product MSADTPDFKVADLSLAEFGRKEITLAEHEMPGLMAIRKEYAEARPLAGARITGSLHMTVQTAVLIETLVALGAEVRWASCNIFSTQDHAAAAVAAAGIPVFAWKGETLEEYWWCTERALTWPDSPTGGPNMILDDGGDATLLVHQGVAFQKTGDLPPADNEELAVLRALLERSDLDWTAVAAGIRGVTEETTTGVHRLYEMQRDGVLLFPAINVNDAVTKSKFDNKYGCRHSLVDGINRATDVLIGGKTAVVCGYGDVGKGCAESLRGQGARVIVTEIDPICALQAAMDGYQVTTLDEVVDKADIFVTTTGNKDIIMASDMARMKHQAIVGNIGHFDNEIDMAGLAKIPGIVKDEVKPQVHTWTFPDGKVIIVLSEGRLLNLGNATGHPSFVMSNSFADQTLAQIELFTKPDAYPTGVYVLPKHLDEKVARLHLDALGVKLTRLRPEQAAYIGVEVDGPYKPDHYRY is encoded by the coding sequence GTGTCCGCTGACACCCCCGACTTCAAGGTCGCCGACCTCTCGCTGGCCGAGTTCGGCCGCAAGGAGATCACCCTCGCCGAGCACGAGATGCCCGGCCTGATGGCGATCCGCAAGGAGTACGCCGAGGCCCGGCCGCTGGCCGGCGCCCGCATCACCGGCTCGCTGCACATGACCGTGCAGACCGCCGTGCTGATCGAGACCCTGGTCGCCCTCGGCGCCGAGGTCCGCTGGGCGTCCTGCAACATCTTCTCCACCCAGGACCACGCGGCCGCCGCCGTCGCCGCGGCCGGGATACCGGTGTTCGCCTGGAAGGGTGAGACCCTGGAGGAGTACTGGTGGTGTACCGAGCGGGCGCTGACCTGGCCGGACAGCCCCACCGGCGGCCCGAACATGATCCTGGACGACGGCGGTGACGCCACCCTCCTCGTCCACCAGGGCGTGGCCTTCCAGAAGACCGGCGACCTCCCGCCCGCCGACAACGAGGAACTCGCCGTGCTCAGGGCGCTTTTGGAACGCAGCGACCTCGACTGGACGGCCGTCGCCGCCGGCATCCGTGGTGTGACGGAGGAGACCACGACGGGTGTGCACCGGTTGTACGAGATGCAGCGGGACGGTGTGCTGCTGTTCCCGGCGATCAATGTGAACGACGCGGTCACGAAGTCGAAGTTCGACAACAAGTACGGTTGCCGGCACTCGCTGGTGGACGGTATCAACCGGGCCACCGATGTGCTGATCGGCGGGAAGACCGCGGTGGTGTGCGGTTACGGCGATGTCGGCAAGGGCTGTGCGGAGTCGCTGCGCGGTCAGGGTGCGCGGGTGATCGTGACGGAGATCGACCCGATCTGCGCGCTGCAGGCGGCGATGGACGGGTACCAGGTCACGACGCTGGACGAGGTCGTGGACAAGGCCGACATCTTCGTGACGACGACGGGCAACAAGGACATCATCATGGCCTCGGACATGGCCCGGATGAAGCACCAGGCGATCGTCGGGAACATCGGTCACTTCGACAACGAGATCGACATGGCCGGTCTGGCGAAGATCCCGGGCATCGTCAAGGACGAGGTGAAGCCGCAGGTCCACACGTGGACCTTCCCGGACGGCAAGGTGATCATCGTGCTGTCCGAGGGGCGGCTGCTGAACCTGGGCAACGCCACCGGTCACCCGTCGTTCGTGATGTCGAACTCGTTCGCGGACCAGACGCTGGCGCAGATCGAGCTGTTCACCAAGCCGGACGCGTACCCGACCGGTGTGTACGTGCTGCCCAAGCACCTGGACGAGAAGGTCGCCCGGCTCCACCTGGACGCGCTCGGCGTCAAGCTGACCAGGCTGCGCCCGGAGCAGGCCGCGTACATCGGCGTCGAGGTCGACGGCCCGTACAAGCCGGACCACTACCGCTACTGA
- a CDS encoding maleylpyruvate isomerase family mycothiol-dependent enzyme, with product MSEHNPYAAAGRDPGLPGRLLRTERDALMPLLRAAPRELFELRTACPGWTVRQVLAHCGAALIRIVEGRLEEGAFLPEANAADVAERADWPLERVLDELEQGLTEAGEVIARRCDDRLDAVALGEWVHAGDVREAFGERGAYAGESAEHALPLLTATSRQRGTPGLHAHLPGADAPLPLGNPCAERPLAQFRGDLPTLIRIYTGRPLVGTRYHLSGATEKELCIYR from the coding sequence ATGTCCGAGCACAACCCGTACGCGGCGGCGGGCCGGGACCCCGGCCTTCCCGGCCGCCTGCTCCGCACCGAGCGAGACGCGCTGATGCCGTTGCTGCGTGCCGCTCCCCGGGAGCTGTTCGAACTGCGCACCGCCTGTCCCGGATGGACGGTGCGCCAGGTCCTCGCCCACTGTGGGGCGGCGCTGATCCGCATCGTCGAGGGCCGGCTGGAGGAGGGCGCGTTCCTGCCGGAGGCGAACGCCGCGGATGTGGCGGAGCGCGCGGACTGGCCGCTGGAGCGCGTGCTGGACGAGCTGGAGCAGGGGCTCACGGAGGCCGGTGAGGTCATCGCCCGGCGCTGCGACGACCGGCTGGACGCGGTGGCGCTGGGCGAGTGGGTGCACGCCGGTGACGTGCGCGAGGCGTTCGGCGAGCGGGGGGCGTACGCCGGGGAGAGCGCGGAGCACGCCCTCCCCCTGCTGACGGCGACCAGCCGGCAGCGCGGCACCCCCGGCCTGCACGCCCATCTCCCCGGCGCCGACGCGCCGTTGCCGCTGGGGAACCCCTGCGCGGAGCGTCCCCTCGCGCAGTTCCGCGGGGACCTGCCGACGCTGATCCGGATCTACACCGGCCGTCCGCTCGTCGGCACCCGCTACCACCTGTCGGGCGCCACGGAGAAGGAGCTGTGCATCTACCGGTGA
- a CDS encoding PIG-L deacetylase family protein yields MEEFKADPPDRGAPESLLVVAAHPDDIEFCVSGTVMRWIADGTRVTYCIVTDGDAGGYDERLPRQAMADLRRAEQVHSAKLSGVHDVRFLGYPDSFVEPTAELRRDLCRVIRQVRPRRAIIPSPEINWKRVADLHPDHRAVGDAALRAIYPEARNPFAHPELLKSEGLEPWIVPELWLMTGPTPNQYVDVTTVFARKVEALRIHTSQTAHFEDLAGLLRDWLAEHARAGGLPPGRLAEAFQIVSTE; encoded by the coding sequence ATGGAAGAGTTCAAGGCCGATCCCCCCGACCGCGGCGCGCCGGAGAGTCTTCTCGTCGTGGCCGCGCACCCGGACGACATCGAATTCTGCGTCAGCGGCACGGTGATGCGCTGGATCGCCGACGGCACCCGCGTGACCTACTGCATCGTCACCGACGGCGACGCCGGCGGCTACGACGAACGGCTGCCCCGCCAGGCGATGGCCGATCTGCGCCGAGCCGAACAGGTCCACTCGGCCAAGCTCAGCGGCGTGCACGACGTGCGCTTCCTCGGCTACCCGGACAGCTTCGTGGAGCCGACCGCCGAGCTGCGCCGCGACCTGTGCCGGGTCATCCGCCAGGTCCGGCCGCGCCGCGCGATCATCCCGAGCCCCGAGATCAACTGGAAGCGCGTCGCGGACCTGCACCCGGACCACCGGGCGGTCGGCGACGCGGCCCTGCGGGCGATCTACCCGGAGGCGCGCAACCCCTTCGCGCACCCGGAACTCCTCAAGAGCGAGGGGCTCGAACCCTGGATCGTCCCCGAGCTGTGGCTGATGACCGGGCCGACGCCCAACCAGTACGTCGACGTCACCACCGTCTTCGCCCGCAAGGTGGAGGCGCTGCGCATCCACACCTCGCAGACGGCCCACTTCGAGGACCTCGCCGGGCTGCTGCGCGACTGGCTCGCCGAGCACGCCCGGGCGGGCGGACTGCCCCCGGGCCGGCTCGCCGAGGCGTTCCAGATCGTCAGCACCGAGTGA
- the asnB gene encoding asparagine synthase (glutamine-hydrolyzing) — translation MCRIFGSFAVAATGAELATVSARQRHGGPDERGVMTGRGWSLGCDRLAVTDPAGGTQPFTLPTAPGVVAVLNGEIYNHRKLRRRLEARGHRFPDRCDGSLLPALYTEFGTAFADELDGMFAVAVLDLRGPLPQLVLAVDGMGMKPLHYHQGERGAVRFASEIPALLAFDGVPAEPREEALDTVLSTKTPFGTETALAGIRVLPPGSVAVARGAEGLRMLRCGPRAAAPDAGPAPSAADVLEALRGEVHRLAEVDVPLCALTSGGLDSGLVTALAAEHVRPLHTFHLGYRGRWPEAEHTYARAVARRVRTRHHEVCVDPAELPSLLTRTVRHLGQPNADPIAVSTYALFRAVREAGFTAALTGDGADELFGGYDRVRTALAAPAGTDWTAAYVDALAAAPRLVREWLYTPEYRAFIAERGSAADRIAAELRARGTDRAGTLQTFETRRRLPAYHLRRVDHLSMAWAVEARMPFCQPGVVDLARRLPTGPRTGKRALYEAGRGLLPAPVLRRPKQPFTLPLSAMLAADGPLLWSVRELLAPARLRRGGQLRADRVQALFARHAERPSQQDALTLWALAVHELWTDVVQGLRVSADLAA, via the coding sequence ATGTGCAGGATCTTCGGCTCCTTCGCGGTCGCGGCCACCGGCGCCGAACTCGCCACGGTGTCGGCCCGGCAACGGCACGGGGGGCCGGACGAGCGCGGTGTCATGACCGGCCGCGGCTGGTCGCTCGGCTGCGACCGGCTCGCCGTGACCGACCCGGCGGGCGGCACCCAGCCCTTCACCCTGCCGACCGCGCCGGGCGTCGTGGCCGTGCTCAACGGCGAGATCTACAACCACCGGAAGCTGCGCCGCCGCCTGGAGGCGCGCGGTCACCGCTTCCCGGACCGCTGCGACGGCAGCCTGCTGCCCGCCCTGTACACCGAGTTCGGGACGGCCTTCGCCGACGAGCTGGACGGCATGTTCGCGGTCGCCGTCCTCGATCTGCGCGGCCCGCTGCCCCAACTGGTCCTCGCGGTCGACGGCATGGGCATGAAGCCCCTCCACTACCACCAGGGCGAACGCGGCGCCGTGCGGTTCGCCTCCGAGATCCCCGCGCTGCTCGCGTTCGACGGGGTGCCCGCCGAACCGCGCGAGGAGGCCCTCGACACCGTGCTGTCCACCAAGACGCCGTTCGGCACGGAGACCGCCCTCGCGGGCATCCGCGTCCTGCCTCCCGGGAGCGTCGCGGTGGCCCGCGGCGCCGAGGGGCTGCGCATGCTCCGCTGCGGTCCCCGCGCCGCGGCGCCGGACGCCGGACCCGCCCCGTCGGCCGCGGACGTGCTGGAGGCCCTGCGCGGCGAGGTGCACCGGCTGGCCGAGGTCGACGTGCCGCTGTGCGCCCTGACCAGCGGCGGCCTGGACTCCGGGCTGGTGACCGCGCTCGCCGCGGAGCACGTGCGGCCGCTGCACACCTTCCACCTCGGGTACCGGGGGCGCTGGCCGGAGGCCGAGCACACCTACGCCAGGGCCGTCGCCCGGCGCGTCCGCACCCGCCACCACGAGGTCTGCGTCGACCCCGCCGAACTCCCCTCGCTGCTGACCCGCACGGTGCGCCACCTGGGCCAGCCCAACGCCGACCCCATCGCCGTCAGCACCTACGCGCTCTTCCGGGCCGTCCGCGAGGCCGGGTTCACCGCCGCGCTCACCGGGGACGGCGCCGACGAGCTCTTCGGCGGCTACGACCGGGTGCGCACGGCGCTGGCCGCACCCGCGGGGACCGACTGGACGGCGGCCTACGTGGACGCGCTGGCAGCGGCCCCCCGGCTGGTACGGGAGTGGCTGTACACCCCCGAGTACCGGGCGTTCATCGCCGAGCGCGGCTCCGCGGCCGACCGGATCGCGGCCGAGCTGCGCGCCCGTGGCACCGACCGGGCCGGGACCTTGCAGACGTTCGAGACGCGCCGGCGGCTGCCGGCGTACCACCTGCGGCGCGTGGACCACCTGAGCATGGCGTGGGCGGTCGAGGCCCGGATGCCGTTCTGCCAGCCGGGCGTGGTGGACCTCGCCCGCCGGCTGCCCACCGGACCGCGCACCGGCAAGAGGGCGCTGTACGAGGCCGGGCGGGGCCTGCTGCCGGCCCCCGTGCTCCGCCGGCCCAAACAGCCCTTCACCCTGCCGCTGTCGGCGATGCTCGCCGCGGACGGGCCGCTGCTGTGGTCCGTGCGGGAACTGCTCGCGCCCGCACGGCTCCGGCGGGGCGGGCAGTTGCGTGCCGACCGGGTGCAGGCGCTGTTCGCCCGGCATGCCGAGCGGCCCTCCCAGCAGGACGCCCTGACCCTGTGGGCGCTCGCCGTCCACGAGCTGTGGACCGACGTCGTCCAGGGGCTGCGGGTCTCGGCCGACCTCGCGGCGTGA
- a CDS encoding PrpF domain-containing protein: MIADVVRAEGAPGPTLVLDQGRLPRGALALRGELSALRRWLEATGRGQVRKIALVGPSPVASYDVDYRFVQCLPEPDGFDFRAGCGHSLLAAVVASGRRGPVRVRAVTTGDPVLCLPRPDGSYTVRLERAVPLDGLLPTGRPLQRLCGLPVSLVRYGNPYVFVAARDLGLSSREALFGAGAEVLGRLLGVRAAAARLLGLSTGGALPKVAAVGAFLPGRLSVRAATVTGWHPGLALTGGVCLAAALGVPGTVPWLLSEDPRRRPWTAGDRVRPLRLDTPSGAVLVSAAGSGRRLAHVAVHGKRARVLERSLPLPWRIHVTA; encoded by the coding sequence GTGATCGCGGACGTCGTCCGGGCCGAGGGCGCGCCCGGCCCGACGCTCGTCCTCGACCAGGGCCGCCTGCCCCGGGGCGCGCTGGCCCTGCGCGGCGAACTCAGCGCGCTGCGCCGCTGGTTGGAGGCGACCGGCCGCGGCCAGGTACGCAAGATCGCGCTCGTCGGCCCCTCCCCCGTCGCGTCGTACGACGTCGACTACCGCTTCGTGCAGTGCCTGCCGGAGCCGGACGGCTTCGACTTCCGTGCCGGCTGCGGTCATTCCCTGCTCGCGGCCGTCGTCGCCTCCGGACGGCGGGGGCCGGTGCGGGTGCGCGCGGTGACCACCGGCGATCCGGTGCTCTGCCTGCCCCGGCCGGACGGCTCGTACACGGTACGGCTCGAACGGGCCGTGCCCCTCGACGGGTTGCTGCCCACCGGGCGGCCGCTCCAGCGGCTGTGCGGGCTGCCGGTGTCGCTGGTGCGCTACGGCAACCCCTATGTGTTCGTGGCCGCCCGCGACCTCGGCCTGTCCTCGCGCGAGGCGCTGTTCGGCGCCGGAGCCGAGGTACTGGGACGGCTGCTCGGCGTACGGGCGGCGGCGGCCCGGCTGCTCGGGCTGTCGACCGGGGGTGCCCTGCCGAAGGTCGCCGCGGTGGGCGCCTTCCTCCCCGGCCGCCTCTCGGTGCGCGCGGCCACCGTGACGGGCTGGCATCCGGGGCTCGCGCTGACCGGCGGTGTCTGCCTCGCGGCGGCCCTCGGGGTGCCGGGGACGGTGCCCTGGCTGCTGTCCGAGGACCCGCGCCGGCGGCCGTGGACGGCCGGGGACCGGGTGCGCCCGCTGCGGCTCGACACGCCGTCCGGCGCGGTGCTGGTGTCGGCCGCCGGAAGCGGGCGACGCCTCGCGCACGTCGCCGTGCACGGCAAGCGCGCCCGGGTCCTGGAACGCTCCCTGCCGCTGCCCTGGCGTATCCACGTCACGGCGTGA
- a CDS encoding SDR family oxidoreductase, producing the protein MKFQNLRVVVTGASRYFGRAIAIGFAHLGAEVFVSARTVEAAERTRAEVLGEARSRIHAFGCDLSKPSEIQAFARQVGEHTDRVDLLVNNGARWLDGFDLEGASDESIVETIESTAAGTVLMVKHFLPLLRLSQRPDIVNMVAVCAPGEAADSPAHEAFYAAKGAQAGFADILARRLRPSGVRVFSLYPPDFSTADPRSTEWQGAGLDPRYADEKLTTQALFECIVYAVEQPRDCFIRSFHFEPR; encoded by the coding sequence ATGAAATTCCAGAACCTGCGCGTCGTGGTGACCGGTGCGTCCCGGTATTTCGGCCGGGCGATCGCCATCGGGTTCGCGCATCTCGGCGCCGAGGTCTTCGTCTCGGCGCGCACCGTCGAGGCCGCCGAACGCACCAGGGCCGAGGTGCTGGGCGAGGCCCGCTCGCGCATCCACGCCTTCGGGTGCGACCTCAGCAAGCCGTCCGAGATCCAGGCGTTCGCGCGGCAGGTCGGCGAGCACACCGACCGGGTGGACCTGCTCGTCAACAACGGCGCCCGCTGGCTCGACGGGTTCGACCTGGAGGGCGCCTCCGACGAGTCGATCGTGGAGACCATCGAGTCCACGGCCGCGGGGACCGTGCTCATGGTCAAGCACTTCCTGCCGCTGCTGCGGCTCTCCCAGCGGCCCGACATCGTGAACATGGTCGCCGTCTGCGCACCCGGCGAGGCGGCCGACTCCCCCGCACACGAGGCGTTCTACGCCGCCAAGGGCGCACAGGCCGGCTTCGCCGACATCCTCGCCCGCCGGCTGCGCCCGTCCGGGGTCCGGGTGTTCTCGCTCTATCCCCCGGACTTCTCCACCGCCGACCCGCGGTCCACGGAGTGGCAGGGGGCCGGCCTGGACCCCCGCTACGCCGACGAAAAGCTCACCACCCAGGCCCTGTTCGAATGC